In the Brassica napus cultivar Da-Ae chromosome A7, Da-Ae, whole genome shotgun sequence genome, one interval contains:
- the LOC106354833 gene encoding protein RAE1, whose product MATFGAAANANTNPNKSYEVTPSPADSISSLSFSPRADILVATSWDNQVRCWEISRSGTSLATAPKASISHDQPVLCSAWKDDGTTVFSGGCDKQAKMWPLLSGGQPVTVAMHDAPIVDMAWIPGMNLLVTGSWDKTLKYWDTRQQTPVHTQQLPDKCYSLSVKHPLLVVGTADRNLIVFNLQNPQTEFKRIVSPLKYQTRCVTAFPDQQGFLVGSIEGRVGVHHLDDSQQNKNFTFKCHRDGNEIYSVNALNFHPVHGTFATAGSDGAFNFWDKDSKQRLKAMSRCSQPIPCSSFNHDGSIYAYASCYDWNKGAENHNPATAKSSIFLHMPQESEVKAKPRVASGRK is encoded by the exons ATGGCTACCTTTGGTGCGGCGGCGAACGCGAACACGAACCCTAATAAATCCTATGAG GTTACTCCATCACCCGCAGATTCTATCTCCAGCTTAAGTTTTAGTCCAAGAGCTGATATTCTTGTCGCCACTTCTTGGGACAATCAG GTGAGATGTTGGGAAATATCTCGTAGTGGAACCTCTCTAGCTACTGCTCCTAAAGCATCTATATCTCATGATCAGCCG GTCTTATGTTCTGCTTGGAAAGACGATGGAACCACTGTCTTTAGTGGAGGATGTGATAAGCAAGCCAAAATGTGGCCCTTGTTGTCTGGTGGTCAACCTGTAACTGTTGCCATGCACGATGCTCCTATTGTGGACATGGCCTGGATCCCCGGAATGAATCTCCTCGTTACTGGAAGCTGGGATAAGACATTGAA ATATTGGGATACAAGGCAGCAAACTCCTGTGCATACTCAACAGCTTCCAGATAAATGCTATTCATTGTCTGTGAAACATCCGCTCTTGGTTGTAGGAACTGCAGATAGGAATCTCATTGTCTTCAACTTGCAAAATCCTCAG ACCGAGTTCAAGAGAATCGTGTCACCACTAAAGTACCAGACGAGATGTGTTACTGCCTTCCCTGATCAGCAAGGCTTTTTG GTTGGATCAATTGAGGGGCGGGTTGGTGTCCATCATCTGGATGATTCTCAGCAGAACAAGAACTTCACATTCAAATGCCACAGAGATGGGAATGAGATCTATTCTGTCAACGCTCTGAACTTCCACCCG GTACATGGCACTTTTGCCACTGCTGGCTCAGATGGGGCTTTCAATTTCTGGGACAAGGATAGTAAGCAAAGACTCAAG GCCATGTCGAGGTGCAGTCAGCCAATTCCTTGCAGTTCGTTTAATCACGATGGATCTATATACGCATATGCG TCGTGCTATGACTGGAACAAAGGTGCAGAGAATCACAACCCGGCAACGGCGAAAAGCAGCATTTTCTTGCACATGCCACAG GAAAGCGAGGTTAAGGCGAAGCCAAGAGTAGCAAGCGGCAGAAAATGA